The Bryobacteraceae bacterium genome includes a window with the following:
- a CDS encoding paraslipin → MEIGALIVVFFVIFLALVVIAKTAVVVPQQSAYIVERLGKYSGTLYAGFHILVPFIDVIRYRHSLKEQAIDIPEQICITRDNVRVNIDGVLYLKVLNPERASYGIADYIFAITQLAQTTLRSEIGKIDLDRTFEERTNINAAVVSELDKASEPWGVKVLRYEIKTINPPADILGAMEKQMRAEREKRATILSSEAAREAAINTAEGEKQKVIKASEARRQQQINEAEGQAQAILAIAQATAEGIRRVAQAINEPGGFEAVQLRVAEQYIAEFGRIAKTSSTVVVPSNLSDVASILSVAMNVIRHTSGEAPPAPPPPPQPRRPQAPPQPPPPPAQF, encoded by the coding sequence GTGGAAATCGGCGCATTGATCGTCGTCTTCTTTGTCATCTTCCTGGCGCTTGTCGTCATCGCCAAGACCGCCGTCGTCGTGCCGCAGCAATCGGCTTACATCGTCGAGCGCCTCGGCAAGTACTCCGGAACGCTCTACGCCGGCTTCCACATTCTGGTGCCGTTCATCGACGTCATCCGCTACAGGCACTCGCTGAAAGAACAGGCCATCGACATCCCCGAACAGATCTGCATCACGCGCGACAACGTGCGCGTCAACATCGACGGCGTGCTGTATCTGAAAGTGCTCAATCCCGAGCGCGCCTCGTACGGCATCGCCGACTACATCTTCGCCATCACCCAGCTGGCGCAGACGACGCTGCGCAGCGAGATCGGCAAGATCGATCTCGACCGCACGTTCGAGGAGCGCACCAACATCAACGCCGCGGTGGTCAGCGAGCTCGACAAGGCCAGCGAGCCGTGGGGCGTCAAGGTGCTGCGCTACGAGATCAAGACGATCAACCCGCCGGCCGACATCCTGGGGGCGATGGAGAAGCAGATGCGCGCCGAGCGCGAAAAGCGCGCCACGATCCTCAGCTCGGAAGCCGCCCGCGAAGCGGCCATCAACACGGCGGAAGGCGAGAAGCAGAAGGTGATCAAGGCCAGCGAGGCGCGCCGGCAGCAGCAGATCAACGAAGCCGAAGGCCAGGCGCAGGCGATTCTCGCCATCGCCCAGGCCACCGCCGAGGGCATCCGCCGCGTGGCCCAGGCGATCAACGAGCCGGGCGGCTTCGAGGCCGTCCAGTTGCGGGTGGCCGAACAGTACATCGCCGAGTTCGGCCGCATCGCCAAGACGTCTTCCACCGTGGTGGTGCCGTCGAACCTGAGCGACGTGGCCTCGATCCTGAGCGTGGCGATGAACGTGATCCGCCACACGTCGGGCGAGGCGCCGCCTGCGCCGCCCCCGCCGCCGCAGCCGCGCCGTCCGCAGGCGCCGCCGCAGCCGCCTCCGCCGCCGGCGCAGTTCTGA